A window from Trichomycterus rosablanca isolate fTriRos1 chromosome 21, fTriRos1.hap1, whole genome shotgun sequence encodes these proteins:
- the zgc:101858 gene encoding 3-oxoacyl-[acyl-carrier-protein] reductase FabG, producing the protein MAAADAYKVISLKDKVALITGASSGIGAGTALLFARLGAQLALNGRDLNNLSKVAKECEECSGNKSLLVPGDLTDEDTVKKTVEETIAHFGQLDVLVNSAGILAMGSIETTDLAQYDKVMNVNVRSVYYLTHLCVPHLIKTKGCIVNVSSINGQRSFPGVLAYCMSKSAIDQFTRCVALELASKQVRVNSVGPGVIITEVHKRAGLDEEQYKQFLEKCKITHALGRPGEVDEVAHAIAFLASDAATFITGVNLPVDGGRHAMCPR; encoded by the exons gtaaTCTCTCTGAAGGATAAAGTGGCATTGATCACAGGAGCCAGTTCAGGGATTGGAGCTGGTACTGCCCTGCTGTTTGCCAGACTCGGAGCTCAGCTGGCATTGAATGGCAGAGACTTGAACAACCTCAGCAAAGTGGCTAAAGAATGTGAAGAGTGTAGCGGCAATAAG TCCCTTTTGGTGCCAGGAGACCTAACTGACGAAGATACAGTAAAAAAGACAGTTGAAGAGACCATTGCTCATTTTGGGCAACTGGATGTCCTTGTGAACAGTGCAGGTATCCTCGCGATGGGATCCATAGAGACCACAGACCTGGCACAATATGACAAGGTGATGAATGTCAATGTCAG ATCAGTTTATTATCTGACTCACCTCTGTGTGCCACATCTGATTAAAACAAAGGGCTGCATCGTAAATGTGTCCAGCATAAATGGCCAAAGATCT TTTCCTGGTGTGCTTGCATACTGCATGTCCAAGTCAGCCATTGACCAGTTCACACGATGTGTTGCTCTGG AGTTGGCATCAAAGCAGGTTCGGGTGAATTCTGTTGG TCCTGGAGTCATTATCACAGAGGTCCATAAGCGTGCTGGTCTGGATGAAGAACAGTATAAACAG TTCCTTGAAAAGTGTAAGATTACTCATGCACTTGGAAGACCAGGTGAGGTGGACGAAGTGGCTCACGCAATTGCCTTCCTGGCGTCAGATGCTGCTACCTTCATTACAGGTGTAAATCTCCCAGTGGACGGAGGTCGTCATGCCATGTGCCCACGGTAG
- the zbtb26 gene encoding zinc finger and BTB domain-containing protein 26, with product MAQDGVILQFSFATFGDSMLQKMDVLRTDRRFCDVIVRINDVEIPGHKVVFAAGSPFLRDQFFLQDSHEVEISTLQDAEVGRRLLLSCYTGTLEFPELELVHYLTVASFLQMGHIVEQCTQALNKFIKPNKIRDSICSNQPSTVTTQPQEAPIIQTVFDDEEEEDKVIDDDNDDDVIIDPRSSTIFQNPSGKCQAEESPINIIKVESIDDRIPEMSQSFQSCPSRSPALRSPEPQHSLINSTVDTRPAEMTSNAALDYSFSPPGPSGSGKENVWSFSRGVDKGMQWYHQCPKCARVFRQLENYANHLKMHKLFMCLLCGKTFTQKGNLHRHMRVHAGIKPFQCKICGKTFTQKCSLLDHLNLHSGDKPHRCNYCEMVFAHKPVLRKHLKQIHGKNSFDNANEGSLIEAV from the coding sequence ATGGCACAGGACGGAGTCATTCTGCAGTTCAGTTTTGCCACATTTGGCGATTCCATGCTACAGAAGATGGACGTTCTTCGGACAGACAGACGTTTTTGTGATGTTATTGTGCGCATCAATGATGTTGAGATTCCCGGTCACAAAGTCGTATTTGCTGCTGGCTCTCCGTTCCTCAGAGACCAGTTTTTTCTCCAGGATTCACATGAGGTGGAGATATCCACACTGCAGGATGCAGAGGTTGGACGGAGACTGCTTCTCTCATGCTATACAGGGACACTTGAGTTCCCAGAACTGGAACTGGTGCACTATCTAACTGTGGCCAGTTTCTTACAGATGGGCCATATTGTGGAGCAGTGCACACAGGCTTTAAATAAGTTTATCAAGCCAAATAAAATCAGAGACTCAATTTGTTCCAATCAGCCTTCCACTGTAACTACACAGCCGCAAGAGGCACCGATTATTCAGACAGTGTTTGACGATGAAGAAGAGGAAGACAAAGTGATTGATGacgataatgatgatgatgtgatcaTTGATCCAAGATCTTCTACTATATTTCAGAATCCTTCAGGAAAATGTCAAGCAGAGGAAAGCCctattaatatcattaaagtGGAGTCTATTGACGATCGAATACCGGAGATGTCCCAAAGCTTTCAGAGTTGCCCGTCGCGTTCCCCAGCTCTACGTTCCCCAGAACCCCAGCACTCGCTTATTAACTCTACAGTAGACACAAGACCTGCTGAGATGACCTCCAATGCAGCTCTTGACTACTCCTTCTCACCTCCTGGTCCCAGCGGCTCAGGAAAGGAGAATGTCTGGAGTTTTTCCCGGGGCGTCGACAAAGGCATGCAGTGGTACCACCAGTGTCCAAAATGTGCCCGTGTTTTCAGGCAGCTGGAGAACTATGCCAACCACCTGAAGATGCACAAGCTGTTCATGTGCCTACTATGTGGCAAGAcgttcacacagaaaggaaaccTGCACAGGCACATGCGTGTACATGCTGGGATCAAGCCGTTTCAGTGCAAGATCTGTGGCAAGACGTTCACACAGAAGTGTTCGCTGCTGGACCACCTAAACCTGCACAGTGGAGACAAACCGCATCGATGCAACTACTGCGAAATGGTGTTTGCTCACAAACCTGTACTGCGCAAACATCTCAAGCAGATCCACGGCAAGAACAGTTTCGATAATGCCAATGAGGGCAGTTTAATTGAAGCAGTTTAA